Proteins encoded within one genomic window of uncultured Desulfobacter sp.:
- a CDS encoding DUF169 domain-containing protein, producing the protein MTTNEFSSLDFDQCLDDVSLAKSILASAEKNNGKISDAGIVFALRNILKMKYYPVAVKYFFKENELEDFKKNVDYKVSGPAVTFCAYVAASRQRGDILLGNAKKVGCGNAKFVMKWKEMDEDEIKSHLKYTKDRAQAERFVKTKKRLPEAPLAFATAPLHKAPFKPDLIHGMCDPLQSYHLANDWDAAFDSHPFEMIMTMNSSICHGCVQCFVMNKFNVTQMCSSSYTAGKTEQGEVNWIMPYDQMEPTVHWMLERTVRDGGVSFPRTGETYPGFDICKLCPLLNFRAPKDKEK; encoded by the coding sequence ATGACAACAAATGAATTTTCTTCACTTGACTTTGATCAATGTCTTGACGACGTATCCCTGGCAAAATCCATACTGGCCAGCGCTGAAAAAAACAACGGCAAAATCAGTGATGCCGGAATCGTATTTGCTTTAAGAAATATCCTCAAGATGAAATACTATCCGGTTGCTGTAAAATATTTTTTTAAAGAGAATGAACTGGAAGATTTTAAAAAGAATGTCGACTACAAAGTCTCCGGCCCGGCTGTTACATTTTGCGCCTATGTGGCCGCAAGCCGTCAAAGAGGCGATATCCTGCTGGGCAACGCAAAAAAAGTGGGATGCGGCAACGCGAAGTTTGTAATGAAGTGGAAAGAGATGGATGAAGATGAAATTAAAAGTCACCTGAAGTATACCAAGGACCGGGCCCAGGCTGAACGATTCGTTAAAACAAAAAAACGGCTGCCTGAAGCGCCCCTGGCCTTTGCAACAGCCCCCCTTCACAAAGCCCCTTTTAAACCGGACCTAATTCACGGCATGTGCGACCCCCTTCAGTCATACCACCTGGCCAACGACTGGGATGCTGCCTTTGACAGCCATCCTTTTGAAATGATCATGACCATGAATTCTTCCATCTGCCATGGTTGTGTTCAATGTTTTGTCATGAACAAATTCAATGTCACCCAGATGTGCAGCAGCAGCTATACGGCCGGCAAAACGGAACAGGGAGAGGTTAACTGGATCATGCCCTATGACCAGATGGAACCCACTGTTCACTGGATGCTGGAACGTACGGTTCGTGACGGCGGCGTCTCCTTCCCCCGGACAGGTGAAACCTATCCCGGATTTGATATCTGTAAACTCTGTCCGCTCCTGAATTTCAGGGCACCCAAAGACAAAGAGAAATAA